A portion of the Planctomicrobium piriforme genome contains these proteins:
- a CDS encoding purine-nucleoside phosphorylase: MLDLADKVDQACQAIRAKWKKVPHAGIILGTGLGGLTDEIKVEAEFDYESIPHFLKSTATSHRGRLVCGTLEGVPVVAMEGRFHMYEGYSLKQITLPVRVFKGLGARLMIVSNASGGMNPNYTCGDIVVIDDHINLMGDNPLIGINDDKLGPRFPDMCAPYDRALGDAALEIARRENFAAHRGVMVAVSGPNLETRAEYRFLRAIGADIVGMSTIPEVIVAVHAGLRTVGLSIVTDLCLPDALKPADVNEIIAIANHAEPKLRTLVKGILVQDAKAAL, translated from the coding sequence ATGCTCGATCTCGCCGACAAAGTCGACCAGGCCTGCCAGGCCATCCGCGCCAAATGGAAGAAGGTTCCGCATGCCGGAATCATTCTCGGCACCGGACTGGGCGGACTGACCGACGAGATCAAGGTCGAGGCCGAATTCGACTACGAATCAATCCCTCACTTTTTGAAATCGACCGCCACCAGCCATCGCGGACGCCTCGTCTGCGGCACTCTGGAAGGAGTGCCCGTCGTGGCGATGGAGGGTCGTTTTCATATGTACGAGGGGTATTCCCTCAAGCAGATCACGCTGCCGGTGCGGGTCTTCAAAGGCCTCGGCGCCCGGCTCATGATCGTGTCGAACGCCTCAGGCGGGATGAATCCCAACTACACCTGCGGCGATATCGTGGTCATCGACGACCACATCAACCTGATGGGGGATAATCCCCTGATCGGGATTAACGACGACAAGCTCGGTCCCCGTTTTCCCGATATGTGTGCCCCCTACGATCGGGCTCTCGGTGATGCGGCCCTGGAGATTGCCCGTCGCGAGAACTTTGCCGCGCACCGCGGGGTGATGGTGGCCGTTTCCGGGCCCAATCTCGAAACCCGGGCCGAGTACCGCTTTCTGCGGGCGATCGGCGCGGATATCGTCGGCATGTCGACGATTCCTGAAGTGATTGTGGCGGTCCACGCCGGTCTGCGGACGGTGGGACTGTCGATTGTCACCGATCTCTGCTTGCCGGATGCCTTGAAGCCGGCGGACGTGAATGAGATCATCGCCATTGCCAACCACGCCGAGCCGAAGCTGCGGACCCTTGTGAAGGGGATTCTGGTGCAGGACGCGAAAGCCGCACTGTAA
- a CDS encoding MBL fold metallo-hydrolase — MRIELLGTGGYFANDRRQTACLLLPELGLAFDGGSALFRISDRLQTPELKLFLTHAHLDHIVGLPYLLMPVHSKQVQRIAVHATQATLDAVKTHLFATPVFPVPVPFSCEEITSPGSMNIASDVTLRWQALPSHPGGSMAYRIDVTDGDGQRSMAYVTDTSLDGSYTDFIRGVDLLIHECYFSDEKAHLAARTGHCSASEVARLAVEAEVGRMVIVHVDPTIPLEDPVGVEGMRQIFPQTTLGYDGLSLEF; from the coding sequence ATGCGTATCGAGCTGCTGGGAACGGGAGGCTACTTCGCCAACGATCGGCGACAGACGGCCTGCCTGTTACTGCCGGAACTGGGACTGGCGTTCGACGGCGGTTCCGCCCTCTTCCGAATTTCTGATCGACTGCAGACGCCGGAACTCAAACTCTTCCTCACGCACGCCCACCTCGACCACATCGTCGGGCTGCCGTACCTGTTGATGCCGGTGCATTCCAAACAAGTCCAGCGAATTGCCGTGCATGCCACGCAGGCGACGCTCGACGCCGTGAAGACCCACCTGTTCGCGACTCCGGTCTTTCCGGTCCCTGTGCCGTTCTCGTGTGAAGAGATCACATCGCCCGGCTCAATGAACATCGCGTCAGACGTCACACTCCGCTGGCAGGCACTGCCGAGCCATCCCGGCGGGTCGATGGCCTACCGGATCGACGTAACCGATGGAGACGGCCAACGCTCGATGGCCTATGTCACCGACACCAGCCTCGACGGCAGCTATACCGACTTCATTCGGGGCGTCGATCTGCTGATTCACGAGTGCTATTTCTCCGACGAGAAGGCCCACCTGGCCGCACGGACCGGGCATTGCTCGGCATCAGAAGTTGCCCGACTGGCGGTCGAGGCGGAAGTAGGCCGAATGGTGATCGTGCATGTCGATCCAACGATTCCGCTGGAAGATCCCGTCGGCGTGGAAGGCATGCGCCAGATCTTCCCGCAAACGACGCTGGGGTATGACGGACTGAGCCTGGAGTTTTGA
- a CDS encoding DEAD/DEAH box helicase family protein, producing the protein MRARDNPFRVERLHALAYRFLDGDLESLLARLAAHGYRGAIVGPHGSGKTTLLGELMSRLRSQGQSIRELRLTEATRQNQTTLLKTWLASVRPGEILVLDGAEQLDENTWRDLLSATSETSGFLITTHTPGRLPTVYECRTTPDLLQHIVTTLTGPAEISEHDLPGLFESHGGNVRDCLRELYDRTGK; encoded by the coding sequence ATGCGAGCCCGGGATAATCCTTTTCGAGTTGAGCGGCTGCATGCGTTGGCGTATCGGTTTCTCGACGGCGATCTGGAGAGTCTGCTGGCTCGCTTGGCTGCCCACGGGTATCGCGGCGCGATCGTCGGCCCGCATGGGAGTGGGAAGACGACGCTGCTGGGCGAACTGATGAGTCGTTTGAGAAGCCAGGGCCAGTCGATCCGCGAACTACGACTCACGGAAGCGACCAGGCAGAATCAGACGACCCTGCTGAAAACCTGGCTCGCGAGCGTGCGACCTGGCGAGATTCTGGTCCTCGACGGTGCGGAGCAACTGGACGAAAACACCTGGCGCGACCTGCTGTCGGCCACGAGTGAAACGTCAGGCTTCCTGATCACCACCCACACCCCCGGCCGCCTGCCGACGGTCTACGAGTGCCGCACCACCCCCGACCTGCTGCAACACATCGTGACCACCCTCACCGGCCCGGCGGAGATTTCTGAACACGACCTGCCGGGGTTGTTTGAATCGCATGGCGGGAATGTGCGGGATTGTTTGAGGGAGTTGTATGATCGGACGGGGAAGTGA